From a region of the Betta splendens chromosome 5, fBetSpl5.4, whole genome shotgun sequence genome:
- the gdf11 gene encoding growth/differentiation factor 11 isoform X1 yields MQSYNFLLCLMVLISLGRSGSDEPNLLLPSASETPTDAGLSLLDEDAGAHECSACVWREQSKVLRLETIKSQILSKLRLKQAPNISREVVNQLLPKAPPLQQLLDHHDFQGDASSQDEFMEEDEYHATTESVITMASEPEPLVQVNGKPSCCFFKFSPKLMFTKVLKAQLWVYLRPLQQTSTVYLQILRLKPVTEQGSRHIRIRSLKIELNSRVGHWQSIDFKHVLQNWFKQPHTNWGIDINAFDESGNDLAVTSLRPGEEGLQPFLEVKVLETTKRSRRNLGLDCDEHSTESRCCRYPLTVDFEAFGWDWIIAPKRYKANYCSGQCEYMFMQKYPHTHLVQHANPRGSAGPCCTPTKMSPINMLYFNDKQQIIHGKIPGMVVDRCGCS; encoded by the exons ATGCAGAGCTACAACTTCTTATTGTGCTTGATGGTGCTCATCTCCCTGGGACGGTCGGGGAGCGACGAGCCCAACCTGCTGCTTCCTTCGGCCAGCGAGACGCCCACGGACGCCGGGCTGTCTCTGCTGGACGAGGACGCCGGTGCCCACGAGTGCTCCGCCTGCGTGTGGAGGGAACAGAGCAAAGTGCTGAGGCTGGAGACCATCAAGTCCCAGATCCTGAGCAAGCTGCGTCTGAAGCAGGCGCCCAACATCAGCCGCGAGGTGGTCAATCAGCTGCTGCCCAAGGCGCCgccgctccagcagctcctggaccaCCACGACTTCCAGGGAGACGCGTCGTCCCAGGACGAGTTCATGGAGGAGGATGAGTACCACGCCACCACGGAGTCCGTGATCACCATGGCCTCTGAGC CCGAGCCCCTGGTGCAGGTGAACGGCAagccgagctgctgcttcttcaagTTCAGCCCCAAGCTGATGTTCACCAAGGTGCTGAAGGCCCAGCTGTGGGTGTACCTGCGGCCGCTGCAGCAGACCTCCACCGTCTACCTGCAGATCCTGCGGCTGAAGCCCGTCACGGAGCAGGGCAGCCGCCACATCCGCATCCGCTCGCTGAAGATCGAGCTCAACTCCCGCGTCGGCCACTGGCAGAGCATCGACTTCAAGCACGTGCTGCAGAACTGGTTCAAGCAGCCGCACACCAACTGGGGGATCGACATCAACGCCTTCGACGAGAGCGGCAACGACCTGGCGGTCACCTCGCTGCGGCCTGGGGAGGAGGGGCTG CAGCCGTTCCTGGAAGTGAAGGTTCTCGAGACGACCAAGCGCTCCCGGCGAAACCTCGGCCTGGACTGCGACGAGCACTCCACGGAGTCGCGCTGCTGCCGCTACCCTCTGACGGTGGATTTCGAGGCCTTCGGCTGGGACTGGATCATCGCGCCCAAGCGCTACAAAGCCAACTACTGCTCCGGCCAGTGCGAGTACATGTTCATGCAGAAGTACCCGCACACCCACCTGGTGCAGCACGCGAACCCCCGAGGCTCCGCGGGGCCCTGCTGCACCCCCACCAAGATGTCCCCCATTAACATGCTCTACTTCAATGACAAGCAGCAGATCATCCACGGCAAGATCCCGGGGATGGTGGTGGACAGATGTGGCTGCTCCTAG
- the gdf11 gene encoding growth/differentiation factor 11 isoform X2 translates to MQSYNFLLCLMVLISLGRSGSDEPNLLLPSASETPTDAGLSLLDEDAGAHECSACVWREQSKVLRLETIKSQILSKLRLKQAPNISREVVNQLLPKAPPLQQLLDHHDFQGDASSQDEFMEEDEYHATTESVITMASEPEPLVQVNGKPSCCFFKFSPKLMFTKVLKAQLWVYLRPLQQTSTVYLQILRLKPVTEQGSRHIRIRSLKIELNSRVGHWQSIDFKHVLQNWFKQPHTNWGIDINAFDESGNDLAVTSLRPGEEGLPFLEVKVLETTKRSRRNLGLDCDEHSTESRCCRYPLTVDFEAFGWDWIIAPKRYKANYCSGQCEYMFMQKYPHTHLVQHANPRGSAGPCCTPTKMSPINMLYFNDKQQIIHGKIPGMVVDRCGCS, encoded by the exons ATGCAGAGCTACAACTTCTTATTGTGCTTGATGGTGCTCATCTCCCTGGGACGGTCGGGGAGCGACGAGCCCAACCTGCTGCTTCCTTCGGCCAGCGAGACGCCCACGGACGCCGGGCTGTCTCTGCTGGACGAGGACGCCGGTGCCCACGAGTGCTCCGCCTGCGTGTGGAGGGAACAGAGCAAAGTGCTGAGGCTGGAGACCATCAAGTCCCAGATCCTGAGCAAGCTGCGTCTGAAGCAGGCGCCCAACATCAGCCGCGAGGTGGTCAATCAGCTGCTGCCCAAGGCGCCgccgctccagcagctcctggaccaCCACGACTTCCAGGGAGACGCGTCGTCCCAGGACGAGTTCATGGAGGAGGATGAGTACCACGCCACCACGGAGTCCGTGATCACCATGGCCTCTGAGC CCGAGCCCCTGGTGCAGGTGAACGGCAagccgagctgctgcttcttcaagTTCAGCCCCAAGCTGATGTTCACCAAGGTGCTGAAGGCCCAGCTGTGGGTGTACCTGCGGCCGCTGCAGCAGACCTCCACCGTCTACCTGCAGATCCTGCGGCTGAAGCCCGTCACGGAGCAGGGCAGCCGCCACATCCGCATCCGCTCGCTGAAGATCGAGCTCAACTCCCGCGTCGGCCACTGGCAGAGCATCGACTTCAAGCACGTGCTGCAGAACTGGTTCAAGCAGCCGCACACCAACTGGGGGATCGACATCAACGCCTTCGACGAGAGCGGCAACGACCTGGCGGTCACCTCGCTGCGGCCTGGGGAGGAGGGGCTG CCGTTCCTGGAAGTGAAGGTTCTCGAGACGACCAAGCGCTCCCGGCGAAACCTCGGCCTGGACTGCGACGAGCACTCCACGGAGTCGCGCTGCTGCCGCTACCCTCTGACGGTGGATTTCGAGGCCTTCGGCTGGGACTGGATCATCGCGCCCAAGCGCTACAAAGCCAACTACTGCTCCGGCCAGTGCGAGTACATGTTCATGCAGAAGTACCCGCACACCCACCTGGTGCAGCACGCGAACCCCCGAGGCTCCGCGGGGCCCTGCTGCACCCCCACCAAGATGTCCCCCATTAACATGCTCTACTTCAATGACAAGCAGCAGATCATCCACGGCAAGATCCCGGGGATGGTGGTGGACAGATGTGGCTGCTCCTAG
- the cdk2 gene encoding cyclin-dependent kinase 2 → MDTFQKVEKIGEGTYGVVYKAKNKVTGETVALKKIRLDTETEGVPSTAIREISLLKELSHPNIVKLRDVIHTENKLYLVFEFLHQDLKKFMDSSSVTGIPLPLIKSYLFQLLQGLAFCHSHRVLHRDLKPQNLLINAQGEIKLADFGLARAFGVPVRTYTHEVVTLWYRAPEILLGCKYYSTAVDIWSLGCIFAEMITRRALFPGDSEIDQLFRIFRTLGTPDETVWPGVTSMPDYKPSFPKWARQDLTKVVPVLDEDGRELLGEMLNYDPNKRLSAKNALVHRFFRDVTMPIPHLRL, encoded by the exons ATGGATACGTTTCAGAAGGTGGAAAAGATAGGGGAGGGGACGTATGGAGTGGTTTACAAAGCTAAGAACAAAGTCACGGGAGAAACTGTTGCTCTGAAGAAAATCAGGCTCGACAC GGAAACAGAAGGTGTTCCAAGCACTGCTATCCGTGAAATTTCACTCCTCAAAGAGCTCAGTCATCCCAATATTGTCAA ATTGAGGGATGTCATCCACACTGAAAACAAGCTTTACCTTGTTTTTGAGTTCCTTCATCAGGATTTGAAGAAGTTTATGGACTCTTCCTCAGTCACTGGGATTCCATTGCCTTTGATTAAG agtTATCTGTTCCAGTTGTTGCAAGGCCTAGCCTTCTGCCACTCTCACAGAGTCCTTCATCGAGACCTGAAGCCACAGAACCTCCTCATCAATGCCCAGGGTGAGATCAAGCTGGCTGACTTTGGCCTGGCAAGAGCCTTTGGCGTTCCTGTCCGTACATACACACATGAG GTGGTAACACTTTGGTACAGGGCACCAGAAATCCTTCTGGGCTGCAAATACTACTCCACAGCTGTTGACATCTGGAGCCTGGGGTGCATCTTTGCTGAAATG ATCACTAGAAGGGCCTTATTCCCTGGTGACTCCGAGATCGATCAGTTATTCAGAATCTTTCGCACCTTGGGTACGCCTGATGAGACAGTCTGGCCTGGAGTCACATCAATGCCCGACTACAAGCCATCTTTCCCTAAATGGGCCAGACAAGATTTAACCAAAGTGGTGCCTGTTCTTGATGAGGATGGCAGAGAATTACTGGGA GAAATGCTAAATTATGATCCAAACAAAAGGTTGTCTGCCAAAAATGCCCTTGTTCATCGGTTCTTCCGTGATGTCACCATGCCAATTCCTCATCTAAGGCTCTGA
- the si:ch1073-456m8.1 gene encoding leucine-rich repeat flightless-interacting protein 1 isoform X1: MHSVTLDCSGSPRKRTFSRGMSEDESLRSIIKETESSSRRLSRSDSRAGTLKRRSDSQFDPDLVMGLPEMLELQASYDEVVQELRGLEVERETLLFQVDVLQDTLEGVEELLAEAQREAGEANMKLEQEREAKKKLERMVSSLMQEVEKLKEERNNKPVNTHDDARQGYSMTNEPIQATQRDEPSSSVLDSHSSRRAPEGGEPGVSTDNEGSILTKLRKVVTKPFGHVPSLALDNPTAEDGVLQRPYEHPINNRRDPSPDRNDSDSISAYEDASAETPEKDRVFPGEGDTLELPDDSEDAADSSLVNESKSDNPKNPEACVVS; encoded by the exons ATGCACTCAGTCACGCTCGATTGCAGCGGCTCTCCGAGGAAGCGGACGTTTTCTCGGGGAATGAGCGAAGATGAGTCGCTGCGCAGCATCATAAAGGAG ACTGAGAGTTCATCCAGACGCTTGTCACGAAGCGACAGCCGAGCAGGCACCTTGAAGAGGAGGAGCGACAGTCAG TTTGACCCAGATCTTGTCATGGGACTCCCAGAAATG TTGGAGCTGCAGGCCAGCTATGATGAGGTGGTGCAGGAGCTGCGTGGGCTTGAGGTCGAACGAGAGACTCTGTTATTCCAGGTGGACGTCCTACAGGACACACTGGAGGGTGtagaggagctgctggctgaGGCCCAGAGGGAAGCTGGAGAGGCAAACATG AAGCTGGAACAAGAGCGAGAGGCCAAAAAGAAGCTGGAGCGCATGGTCTCCTCATTGATGCAAGAGGTGGAGAAGTTAAAAGAG gaaagAAATAACAAACCGGTCAACACACATGATGATGCACGACAAGGATACTCAATGACAAATGAACCGATTCAAGCTACACAGAGGGACGAGCCAAGTTCCTCTGTGCTGGATTCTCATAGCAGCCGTAGAGCACCCGAGGGGGGGGAGCCGGGTGTATCGACCGACAATGAGGGAAGCATCTTGACGAAGCTGCGGAAGGTGGTCACTAAGCCCTTTGGTCACGTGCCTTCTCTTGCACTTGATAACCCAACTGCTGAAGACGGTGTCCTCCAGAGGCCTTATGAACATCCCATCAATAATCGACGAGATCCTTCCCCTGACAGGAACGACTCCGACAGTATAAGTGCCTACGAAGACGCCTCTGCTGAGACTCCAGAGAAGGACAGGGTGTTCCCAGGAGAAGGAGACACTTTGGAGCTGCCTGATGATTCTGAGGATGCAGCCGACAGTTCCTTGGTCAACGAGAGCAAGAGCGACAACCCCAAAAACCCTGAGGCCTGCGTGGTGTCTTAA
- the avil gene encoding advillin: MEVTFRAVTRSPGIIIWRIEKMELVTVPEKSFGSFYDGDCYVLLFTQKMRNSLSYNIHYWIGSESSQDEQGAAAVYTIQLDEYLGSTPVQHREVQHHESDVFRGYFKQGIIYMKGGVASGMRHTETNTYDVKRLLHVKGKKRVNAKEVEMSWNSFNLGDVFLLDVGKTIIQWNGPKSNRQERLKGMILAKDIRDRERGGRAEIRVIEGDEEDKSPQNMEMLNDVLGQRTCALKDGPPDETTDQEQKANLTLYHVSDADGQMKVTEVATRPLVQDLLNHDDCYILDQGGAKIFVWKGKRANKAERQAAMTRALEFIAANNYPITTNVEAVSDGAESALFKQLFQRWTVKDQTQGLGKTHTRGQVAHIAQEKFDASLMHTMPNIAAQERMVDNGSGQVEVWRIENLELVPVDPQWYGYFYGGDCYLVLYTYLVNSRKCYLLYIWQGRHATQDELAASAFQAVNLDQQYGDEPVQVRVTMSKEPRHFMAIFKGKMVIFEGGTSRKGSTDPEPPIRLFQVHGSDPFNTKAIEVPAKAASLNSSDVFLLKSQSGIYLWCGKGSSGDERAMAKEISSVIGQKSGGGSEELVAEGQEPIEFWELLGGKAPYASDKRLQQTVLDHQPRLFECSNKTGRFVVMEVTQFEQDDLNEDDVMLLDTWDQVFLWIGKEANEVERTEAVVTSQEYLRTHPGARDPDTPIVLVKQGFEPPTFTGWFTAWDPSKWSGGMSYEELKKELGDAASPVNVTAEKPVPESERVFQMFPPEALMGKIAGELPEGVDPTRKERHLSDSDFANVFGLTKDAFATLPGWKQLNLKKEKRMF, from the exons ATGGAGGTCACATTCAGAGCAGTAACTCGCAGTCCTGGTATTATAATCTGGAGAATTGAG AAAATGGAGCTGGTGACAGTGCCTGAGAAATCCTTTGGGAGCTTTTATGACGGCGATTGCTACGTGCTCCTGTTT ACCCAGAAAATGAGAAACTCCCTGTCGTACAACATCCACTACTGGATCGGCTCAGAGTCGTCTCAGGACGAACAGGGCGCTGCCGCCGTTTACACCATTCAACTGGACGAGTACTTGGGCTCCACTCCAGTCCAGCACCGCGAGGTTCAGCACCACGAGTCCGACGTCTTCAGGGGCTACTTCAAACAGGGAATCAT CTATATGAAAGGTGGAGTAGCTTCAGGCATGAGACACACTGAAACCAACACCTATGACGTGAAGAGGCTGCTTCACGTTAAGGGGAAGAAACGAGTCAACGCCAAGGAG GTGGAAATGAGCTGGAACAGCTTCAATCTTGgagatgtgtttttgttggacGTTGGAAAGACCATCATTCAGTGGAATGGACCAAAGAGCAACAGACAGGAGAGGCTCAAA GGCATGATCTTGGCCAAAGACATCCGCGACAGAGAGCGAGGAGGTCGGGCAGAGATCAGAGTGATcgagggagacgaggaggacaAATCCCCCCAAAACATGGAGATGCTGAACGACGTCCTCGGGCAGAGGACGTGCGCGCTGAAGGACGGACCCCCTGACGAAACCACAGACCAGGAGCAGAAGGCGAACCTCACACTTTACCA CGTGTCCGACGCCGACGGTCAGATGAAGGTGACGGAAGTCGCCACCAGGCCGCTGGTTCAGGATCTCCTCAACCATGAC GACTGCTACATCCTGGACCAGGGAGGCGCCAAGATCTTCGTGTGGAAAGGGAAGAGAGCCAACAAAGCCGAGCGCCAGGCCGCCATGACCAGGGCTCTG GAGTTCATCGCCGCCAACAACTACCCCATCACGACCAACGTGGAGGCCGTGAGCGACGGGGCCGAGTCGGCGCTCTTCAAGCAGCTGTTCCAGAGGTGGACGGTGAAGGACCAGACTCAGGGTCTGGGCAAGACACACACGAGAGGACAAGTGG CTCACATCGCACAGGAGAAGTTCGACGCCAGTCTGATGCACACGATGCCCAACATTGCCGCACAGGAGCGTATGGTGGACAACGGCTCCGGTCAAGTGGAG GTGTGGCGGATCGAGAACCTGGAGCTGGTGCCGGTGGATCCGCAGTGGTACGGCTACTTCTACGGAGGAGACTGCTACCTGGTGCTCTACACCTACCTGGTCAACAGCAGGAAGTGCTACCTGCTCTACATCTGGCAG GGGCGCCACGCCACGCAGGACGAGCTGGCGGCCTCGGCGTTCCAGGCCGTGAACCTGGATCAGCAGTACGGCGACGAGCCGGTTCAAGTGAGAGTCACCATGAGCAAGGAGCCCAGACACTTCATGGCCATTTTCAAGGGCAAGATGGTCATTTTTGAG GGCGGCACATCTAGAAAGGGTTCGACGGACCCCGAACCACCCATAAGACTGTTCCAGGTCCACGGCTCGGACCCATTCAACACAAAAGCCATCGAGGTTCCAGCTAAAGCTGCCTCCCTCAACTCCAGTGACGTGTTTTTACTCAAGAGCCAAAGCGGAATTTATCTTTGGTGCGGAAAG GGATCGAGTGGAGATGAGCGAGCCATGGCGAAGGAGATCAGCTCTGTGATCGGCCAGAAGTCAGGCggaggctcagaggagctgGTGGCGGAGGGTCAGGAGCCCATTGAGTTCTGGGAGCTGCTTGGAGGAAAAGCTCCTTACGCGAGCGACAAAAG gctgcagcagacggTTCTAGACCACCAGCCCCGTCTGTTTGAATGCTCCAACAAGACCGGGCGCTTCGTTGTGATGGAGGTGACTCAGTTCGAGCAGGACGACCTCAACGAGGACGACGTCATGCTGCTGGACACGTGGGACCAG GTGTTTCTGTGGATCGGGAAAGAGGCCAATGAGGTGGAGCGCACAGAAGCGGTCGTCACCAGCCAGGAGTACCTGCGCACCCACCCCGGCGCCAGAGACCCAGACACGCCCATCGTCCTGGTCAAACAGGGCTTCGAGCCCCCCACCTTCACCGGGTGGTTCACGGCATGGGACCCCTCCAAATGGAGC GGAGGAATGAGCTacgaggagctgaagaaggagctgggAGACGCTGCGTCACCTGTTAATGTAACAGCT GAGAAACCTGTTCCTGAAAGTGAAAGAGTCTTTCAGATGTTTCCCCCCGAAGCTCTGATGGGGAAGATCGCCGGCGAGCTGCCTGAAGGCGTTGACCCGACCCGCaaagag AGACACCTCTCTGACTCGGACTTCGCCAACGTGTTCGGGCTCACGAAAGACGCCTTCGCGACTCTGCCCGGATGGAAGCAGCTGAACCTGAAGAAGGAAAAGAggatgttttaa
- the si:ch1073-456m8.1 gene encoding leucine-rich repeat flightless-interacting protein 1 isoform X2 has protein sequence MGLPEMLELQASYDEVVQELRGLEVERETLLFQVDVLQDTLEGVEELLAEAQREAGEANMKLEQEREAKKKLERMVSSLMQEVEKLKEERNNKPVNTHDDARQGYSMTNEPIQATQRDEPSSSVLDSHSSRRAPEGGEPGVSTDNEGSILTKLRKVVTKPFGHVPSLALDNPTAEDGVLQRPYEHPINNRRDPSPDRNDSDSISAYEDASAETPEKDRVFPGEGDTLELPDDSEDAADSSLVNESKSDNPKNPEACVVS, from the exons ATGGGACTCCCAGAAATG TTGGAGCTGCAGGCCAGCTATGATGAGGTGGTGCAGGAGCTGCGTGGGCTTGAGGTCGAACGAGAGACTCTGTTATTCCAGGTGGACGTCCTACAGGACACACTGGAGGGTGtagaggagctgctggctgaGGCCCAGAGGGAAGCTGGAGAGGCAAACATG AAGCTGGAACAAGAGCGAGAGGCCAAAAAGAAGCTGGAGCGCATGGTCTCCTCATTGATGCAAGAGGTGGAGAAGTTAAAAGAG gaaagAAATAACAAACCGGTCAACACACATGATGATGCACGACAAGGATACTCAATGACAAATGAACCGATTCAAGCTACACAGAGGGACGAGCCAAGTTCCTCTGTGCTGGATTCTCATAGCAGCCGTAGAGCACCCGAGGGGGGGGAGCCGGGTGTATCGACCGACAATGAGGGAAGCATCTTGACGAAGCTGCGGAAGGTGGTCACTAAGCCCTTTGGTCACGTGCCTTCTCTTGCACTTGATAACCCAACTGCTGAAGACGGTGTCCTCCAGAGGCCTTATGAACATCCCATCAATAATCGACGAGATCCTTCCCCTGACAGGAACGACTCCGACAGTATAAGTGCCTACGAAGACGCCTCTGCTGAGACTCCAGAGAAGGACAGGGTGTTCCCAGGAGAAGGAGACACTTTGGAGCTGCCTGATGATTCTGAGGATGCAGCCGACAGTTCCTTGGTCAACGAGAGCAAGAGCGACAACCCCAAAAACCCTGAGGCCTGCGTGGTGTCTTAA
- the olfml3b gene encoding LOW QUALITY PROTEIN: olfactomedin-like protein 3A (The sequence of the model RefSeq protein was modified relative to this genomic sequence to represent the inferred CDS: inserted 1 base in 1 codon) — protein MFLAPPRQLSKTFQPTSGNLLAPPHTPTVSFSQAFTAAKETXRWKKMRALAVLVTLVCLATAQHQVLIDYLERRLLAIEDRISLWHEQTTRYASELRELKQQMVSQLENLDKEKEALRENLDGVGTRVDRVERELDYLETHNGAQPCVDVDDKLIEQQVTLVEEKQKAKYSKLSDCSDMISSIKAMKILKRVGGTKGMWSKDTSRGSGKVYVFNGTEDDVIHEFASVQDFTRSQGLSLSKELRLPSGWRGTGHVVYSGHAFYTKQAEEITVVKYDVRNGSVTDSAVFPVEDPIPVYALTPETLVDLAVDEEGLWAIYATQQSERHISLAKMDWSSLDIEQMWDTNCPRENAEAAFVICGTLYVVYNTAQPGRSRVQCVFDVNDMVTNEEAPLVYFPKRYGAHSSLKYNPQEQLLYAWDDGYQILYKLIMKKKLEI, from the exons ATGTTCCTGGCTCCTCCCAGACAGCTTAGTAAAACATTCCAGCCCACCTCTGGGAATCTGCTGGCTCCTCCACACACTCCCACAGTCTCATTCAGTCAGGCTTTCACAGCAGCTAAAGAGA GACGCTGGAAGAAAATGAGAGCCCTCGCTGTCTTGGTTACACTGGTGTGTCTGGCCACAGCTCAGCACCAAGTGCTGATTGACTATCTGGAGCGGAGGCTGCTCGCTATTGAG GACCGGATCTCTCTGTGGCACGAACAGACCACGCGCTACGCCTCAGAGCTGcgagagctgaagcagcagatggtctcccagctggagaacctggacaaggagaaggaggcgCTGAGGGAGAACCTGGACGGCGTCGGCACCAGGGTGGACCGAGTGGAGCGGGAGCTGGACTACCTGGAGACGCACAACGGGGCTCAGCCGTGCGTGGACGTGGACGACAAGCTGATAGAGCAGCAGGTGACGCTGGTGGAAGAGAAGCAGAAGGCCAAGTACTCCAAACTGTCAG ACTGCAGCGATATGATCTCTAGCATCAAAGCCATGAAGATCCTGAAGCGGGTGGGAGGCACCAAGGGCATGTGGAGCAAAGACACCAGCAGGGGCTCAGGGAAGGTCTACGTCTTCAACGGGACAGAAGACGACGTCATCCACGAGTTCGCCTCGGTGCAGGACTTCACCCGCTCCCAGGGCTTGTCCCTGTCCAAGGAGCTGAGGCTGCCGTCGGGCTGGAGGGGGACGGGCCACGTGGTCTACAGCGGCCACGCGTTCTACACCAAGCAGGCGGAGGAGATCACCGTGGTCAAATACGACGTGAGGAACGGCTCGGTGACAGACAGCGCAGTGTTCCCAGTGGAGGACCCGATCCCCGTCTACGCCTTGACCCCCGAGACGCTGGTGGACCTGGCTGTGGACGAGGAAGGCCTGTGGGCCATTTACGCCACGCAGCAGAGCGAGAGGCACATCTCCCTGGCAAAGATGGACTGGAGCTCCCTGGACATCGAGCAGATGTGGGACACAAACTGCCCGAGGGAAAACGCGGAGGCGGCGTTCGTCATCTGCGGCACGCTGTACGTGGTGTACAACACCGCGCAGCCGGGGCGCTCGCGGGTGCAGTGCGTGTTCGACGTCAACGACATGGTGACCAACGAAGAGGCGCCTCTGGTTTACTTCCCCAAGCGCTACGGAGCCCATTCCAGTCTGAAGTACAACCcacaggagcagctgctctACGCCTGGGATGACGGCTACCAGATCCTCTACAAGCTCATCATGAAAAAGAAACTGGAAATCTGA